The following are encoded together in the Oncorhynchus gorbuscha isolate QuinsamMale2020 ecotype Even-year linkage group LG03, OgorEven_v1.0, whole genome shotgun sequence genome:
- the LOC124020085 gene encoding protein Wnt-4a-like yields MTAEYVLRSLLMLFLALLSANASNWLYLAKLSSVGSINDEETCERLRGLIHKQVQICKRSVEVMDAVRHGAQLAIDECQFQFRNRRWNCSTLDTMPVFGKVVTQGTREAAFVYAISAASVAFAVTRACSSGELEKCGCDHNVHGVSPEGFQWSGCSDNIAYGVAFSQSFVDVRERSKGQSPSRALMNLHNNEAGRKAILSHMRVECKCHGVSGSCEVKTCWKAMPPFRKVGNAIKEKFDGATEVEQRKVGTTKVLVPRNSQFKPHTDEDLVYLEPSPDFCDHDPRTPGMLGTAGRQCNRTSKAIDGCELMCCGRGFQTEEVEVVDRCSCKFHWCCYVKCKQCRKMVEMHTCR; encoded by the exons GTACCTGGCTAAACTGTCGTCGGTGGGCAGTATCAATGATGAGGAGACGTGTGAACGTCTGCGAGGACTCATCCATAAACAG GTGCAGATCTGTAAGCGCAGTGTGGAGGTGATGGATGCTGTGCGGCACGGGGCTCAGCTAGCCATAGACGAGTGTCAGTTTCAGTTCCGGAACCGCCGATGGAACTGTTCCACACTGGACACCATGCCCGTCTTTGGCAAGGTCGTCACACAGG GCACTCGGGAGGCAGCCTTTGTTTATGCCATCTCAGCAGCCAGTGTGGCGTTTGCTGTGACCCGGGCCTGCAGCAGCGGAGAGCTGGAGAAATGTGGCTGCGACCACAACGTCCACGGAGTCAGTCcagaag ggtTCCAGTGGTCAGGCTGTAGTGATAACATTGCTTATGGAGTGGCCTTCTCTCAATCCTTTGTTGATGtgagggagaggagtaaaggacagTCCCCCAGCAGAGCACTCATGAACCTACACAACAATGAGGCCGGGAGGAAG GCCATTCTGAGCCACATGCGTGTGGAGTGTAAGTGTCATGGCGTGTCAGGTTCCTGTGAGGTGAAGACCTGCTGGAAGGCCATGCCGCCATTCCGCAAGGTGGGTAACGCCATCAAGGAGAAATTTGACGGCGCCACAGAGGTGGAGCAGCGCAAGGTGGGCACCACCAAGGTCCTGGTGCCACGGAACTCCCAGTTCAAACCTCACACAGACGAAGACCTGGTCTACCTGGAGCCCAGCCCCGACTTCTGTGACCACGACCCGCGCACACCAGGCATGCTGGGTACGGCGGGGCGGCAGTGTAACCGGACGTCGAAGGCCATTGACGGCTGTGAGCTGATGTGCTGCGGCCGGGGCTTCCAGacagaggaggtggaggtggtagaCAGGTGCAGCTGTAAGTTCCACTGGTGCTGCTACGTCAAGTGCAAACAGTGCCGCAAGATGGTGGAGATGCACACCTGCCGGTGA